Proteins encoded within one genomic window of Camelina sativa cultivar DH55 chromosome 19, Cs, whole genome shotgun sequence:
- the LOC104767160 gene encoding peptide methionine sulfoxide reductase A5 — MALSYKMNRYCFIPYTNLFFFFFFFLFCISLLDKAVCIRIPNQISDTVVDSPDRPLKSAVFALGSFWRSEAAFGCINGVVRTTAGYAGGTKPNPEYRNLGDHAESVQVEYDPRIIGYRQLLDVFWSSHDSRQVFGQGPDVGNQYRSCIFTNSTEELRLASTSKEREQLKSRSSIVTTQIQQLGTFYRAEPDHQKFELKQHPFLIQLTGNMAEEELERSALATKLNGYAAQLCPPRIQKQIDSRVNEIIRKGWPVLRDI; from the exons ATGGCTTTATCATATAAGATGAACCGTTACTGCTTCATTCCTTATacgaatctcttcttcttcttcttcttcttcttgttttgcatctcTCTGCTCGATAAAGCTGTTTGCATCAGGATTCCGAATCAGATCTCAGATACTGTCGTTGATTCTCCCGATCGTCCTTTGAAATCTGCGGTGTTCGCGCTTGGGAGCTTCTGGAGATCGGAGGCGGCTTTTGGTTGTATCAATGGCGTCGTACGAACAACCGCCGGTTACGCCGGCGGAACGAAACCGAATCCTGAGTATAGGAACTTGGGTGATCACGCCGAGTCCGTACAG GTTGAATATGATCCAAGGATCATTGGTTATCGTCAGCTTTTAGATGTATTCTGGTCTAGTCATGATTCCAGACAAGTGTTTGGACAAGGTCCTGATGTGGGTAATCAATACAG ATCGTGTATTTTCACTAATTCTACAGAAGAATTGCGACTGGCTTCTACTAGCAAAGAAAGGGAGCAACTTAAATCTAGAAGCAGTATCGTCACTACTCAAATTCAACAGCTAGGAACGTTTTATCGCGCAGAGCCTGATCACCAG AAGTTCGAGCTTAAGCAACATCCATTTCTTATTCAGCTAACAGGAAACATGGCTGAAGAAGAGCTTGAGAGATCAGCTCTAGCCACAAAACTAAACGGTTATGCAGCCCAGCTCTGCCCGCCTAGAATCCAAAAACAGATAGACTCTAGAGTTAATGAGATCATTAGAAAAGGTTGGCCCGTGTTGAGAGacatctaa